The Agelaius phoeniceus isolate bAgePho1 chromosome 4, bAgePho1.hap1, whole genome shotgun sequence genome includes a region encoding these proteins:
- the AGA gene encoding N(4)-(beta-N-acetylglucosaminyl)-L-asparaginase, with translation MPGCGQRRARPGTARTARRQRGHGRAVRACAAGLEAAERSRAGPGRAAMAAGRGGDWQGVTVALLFLGVLTPAGAASAAALPVVINTWAFRTAAETAWRVLESGGSELDAIERGCGQCEIDQCDGSVGYGGSPDESGETTLDAMIMDGNTMEVGAVADLRRVKNAIGVARKVIEYTKHTLLVGESASLFAVKMGFPYEDLTTQKSLSLYSEWLNQSCQPNYWKNVVPDSSKSCGPYKRREEVTYKEEQTSSQRSVHNHDTIGMVVIGVSGTVASGTSTNGAIHKLPGRVGDSPIAGAGSYADSTAGGAAATGDGDIMMRFLPSYQAVEYMRMGTDPTVACQKVISRIQKYAPKFFGAIICANTTGSYGAACNKIPGFTQFHFMVSNPLLSRPTEQVVDCI, from the exons ATGCCGGGCTGCGGTcagcgccgggcccggcccggcacggCTCGCACCGCCCGCAGGCAGCGGGGCCACGGCCGGGCCGTGCGCGCCTGCGCCGCCGGCTTGGAGGCGGCGGAGCGGagccgagcggggccgggccgggcggcgatGGCGGCGGGACGCGGCGGGGACTGGCAGGGAGTGACGGTCGCACTCCTCTTCCTCGGTGTGCTGACGCCGGCGGGCGCCGCCTCAGCTGCCGCTCTGCCTGTAGTCATCAACACCTGGGCGTTTAGGACGGCCGCAGAGACAG CTTGGAGAGTATTGGAGTCAGGAGGTTCAGAGCTGGATGCAATCGAGAGAGGCTGTGGTCAGTGTGAGATCGATCAGTGTGATGGGAGCGTGGGGTACGGAGGAAGCCCAGATGAAAGTGGAGAAACAACTCTGGATGCAATGATTATGGATGG CAACACTATGGAAGTTGGGGCTGTTGCAGATCTCAGGCGTGTGAAAAATGCGATTGGTGTAGCACGAAAGGTCATTGAATACACTAAGCATACGTTACTAGTGGGAGAGTCAG CCTCCCTTTTTGCTGTAAAAATGGGGTTTCCATATGAAGACTTAACTACCCAGAAATCCCTTTCGCTGTATTCAGAGTGGCTTAATCAAAGCTGTCAGCCAAACTACTGGAAG AATGTGGTGCCAGACTCTTCAAAGTCCTGTGGACCGTATAAACGGCGTGAAGAAGTAACTTATAAAGAAGAACAGACCAGCTCACAAAGAAGTGTTCATAACCATGATACTATTG GTATGGTTGTAATTGGTGTGAGTGGAACCGTTGCTTCTGGGACATCTACTAATGGTGCAATCCACAAACTTCCAGG GCGTGTGGGAGATTCTCCAATAGCTGGAGCAGGATCCTACGCGGATAGTACCGCcggaggagctgcagccactgGGGATGGTGACATCATGATGCGCTTCTTACCCAG ttacCAAGCTGTGGAATATATGAGGATGGGAACAGACCCAACAGTAGCCTGTCAGAAAGTTATTTCCAGAATCCAGAAGTACGCTCCAAAGTTCTTTGGTGCTATCATTTGTGCCAATACAACTGGAAGTTATG gtGCTGCATGTAATAAAATTCCAGGATTCACTCAGTTTCACTTCATGGTTTCAAACCCTCTGCTAAGTCGACCAACTGAGCAAGTAGTAGACTGCATTTAA